The following are encoded together in the Lathyrus oleraceus cultivar Zhongwan6 chromosome 3, CAAS_Psat_ZW6_1.0, whole genome shotgun sequence genome:
- the LOC127132427 gene encoding F-box protein PP2-B15, with protein MNSATSIVSLPEECVSAILSRTSPQDACRFSMVSHTFVSVANSDLVWKNFLPSDYEDILSRTVNQFALKFISSCKQLFRFLCRPVLLDGGNKSFKLEKCSGKICYMLSATELSIAWSIDPMFWSWKPIPESRFSLVAELRTVNWLEIEGKMRTSVLTPNTSYGAYLVMKVSDRAYGLDSAPSEVSITKGKIVKRGRAYLCNKDENKCNMETLFYGNRRNRMVQEQEDGENVGVPCEREDGWMEIEIGEFFSGEDDEEIQMSVAEVGHQLKGGLVLEGIEVRPKHT; from the exons ATGAATTCCGCTACATCGATAGTTTCTTTGCCTGAGGAGTGTGTTTCTGCAATCTTGTCTCGCACATCACCACAAGACGCATGTCGATTTTCAATGGTTTCCCACACTTTTGTTTCAGTTGCAAACTCTGATTTGGTTTGGAAGAACTTTTTGCCCTCTGATTACGAGGACATTCTCTCGAGAACTGTGAATCAATTCGCTCTCAAATTCATCTCTTCATGTAAACAGCTCTTTCGTTTTCTTTGTCGTCCAGTTCTCCTTGACGGTGGTAATAAG AGTTTCAAATTGGAGAAGTGTTCGGGTAAAATATGTTACATGTTATCGGCAACAGAGTTGTCAATAGCATGGAGCATTGATCCAATGTTCTGGAGTTGGAAACCAATCCCTGAATCAAG ATTTTCGTTGGTGGCTGAGCTGAGAACAGTGAACTGGTTAGAAATAGAAGGCAAAATGAGAACAAGTGTTCTAACGCCAAACACATCGTATGGAGCCTATTTAGTGATGAAAGTTTCTGATCGAGCTTATGGACTTGACTCTGCTCCTTCTGAAGTATCAATTACGAAAGGAAAGATAGTAAAGAGAGGGAGAGCATATTTGTGTAATAAAGATGAGAATAAGTGTAACATGGAGACATTATTCTATGGAAACAGAAGAAACAGAATGGTTCAAGAACAAGAAGATGGAGAGAATGTTGGAGTGCCATGTGAGAGAGAAGATGGATGGATGGAAATTGAGATTGGTGAATTTTTTAGtggtgaagatgatgaagagaTTCAAATGAGTGTTGCTGAAGTTGGCCATCAGTTGAAGGGAGGACTTGTTCTTGAAGGCATTGAAGTGAGGCCCAAACATACATAA